A region from the Geobacillus vulcani PSS1 genome encodes:
- a CDS encoding PTS fructose transporter subunit IIABC — protein sequence MNMTDLLTKETIILQLQAKTKSEVIDELAAKLAEAGAVSDVEAFKQAIWAREQQSTTGVGEGIAIPHAKTAAVKRPAVAFGRSVAGIDYESLDGKPSHLFFMIAAPEGGEETHLQALARLSSLLMDASFRAQLENASSEEEVIGLLAAKESEGNASSPQAASASSGRKVLAVTACPTGIAHTYMAADALKAKAAEMGVPIKVETNGSDGVKNALTAQEIEEATAIIVAADKQVEMDRFDGKHVIQVPVAQAIRQPEKLIEQALRQDAPIYRASGQARGSAGAAKPRTGFYKHLMNGVSNMLPFVVGGGILIALSFTFGIKAFDPKDPSYHPFAKLLMDIGGGNAFALMVPVLAAFIAMSIADRPGFAPGMVGGFLAANGGAGFLGGLIAGFLAGYLVVGLRKLFSRLPQSLEGIKPVLLYPVFGIFLTGVIMMYVVIDPVKALNEGLKHWLSGMGTANLVLLGAVLGGMMAVDMGGPINKAAYTFGLAMIEAGNFAPHAAIMAGGMVPPLGLALATTFFKKKFTKAEREAGKTCYIMGASFITEGAIPFAAADPVRVIPSIIVGSAVAGALTMWFHIGLPAPHGGIFVIPIVKGSAWLYILAILIGSIITALMVGLWKKEVEE from the coding sequence ATGAACATGACCGATTTGTTGACGAAAGAAACGATCATTCTTCAGCTTCAGGCGAAGACAAAGAGCGAAGTGATTGATGAGTTGGCGGCGAAGCTCGCCGAAGCGGGAGCGGTCAGCGATGTCGAGGCGTTCAAACAAGCCATTTGGGCGCGTGAACAACAAAGCACGACCGGCGTCGGCGAGGGCATCGCCATTCCGCACGCCAAAACGGCGGCGGTCAAGCGCCCAGCGGTGGCGTTCGGCCGTTCAGTCGCCGGCATTGATTACGAGTCGCTGGACGGCAAGCCAAGCCATTTGTTTTTCATGATCGCGGCTCCAGAAGGTGGGGAGGAGACGCATTTGCAGGCGCTGGCCCGATTGTCTTCGCTGCTGATGGATGCGTCGTTCCGCGCTCAGCTTGAAAACGCTTCAAGTGAAGAGGAAGTCATCGGTTTGCTGGCGGCAAAAGAGAGCGAAGGGAACGCATCGTCGCCGCAGGCCGCATCGGCTAGCAGCGGCCGGAAGGTGCTCGCCGTCACCGCCTGCCCGACCGGGATTGCCCATACGTATATGGCGGCGGATGCGCTGAAAGCGAAAGCGGCGGAAATGGGGGTGCCGATCAAAGTCGAGACAAACGGCTCCGATGGAGTGAAAAACGCTCTGACCGCGCAGGAGATTGAAGAGGCAACGGCGATCATTGTCGCAGCCGATAAACAAGTCGAAATGGACCGCTTCGACGGCAAACACGTCATTCAAGTGCCCGTCGCCCAGGCGATTCGTCAGCCGGAAAAGCTGATCGAGCAGGCGTTGCGTCAAGACGCACCGATTTATCGGGCGAGCGGCCAGGCGCGAGGCAGCGCGGGAGCGGCGAAGCCGCGCACCGGTTTTTACAAGCATTTGATGAACGGTGTATCGAATATGCTTCCGTTTGTCGTCGGCGGCGGGATTTTGATTGCGCTTTCCTTCACCTTCGGCATTAAAGCGTTTGATCCGAAAGACCCGTCGTATCATCCGTTTGCTAAATTGTTGATGGACATTGGCGGCGGCAATGCGTTTGCGTTAATGGTTCCTGTGCTGGCCGCATTCATTGCCATGAGCATTGCCGACCGGCCGGGGTTTGCGCCGGGGATGGTCGGCGGTTTTCTGGCGGCGAACGGCGGGGCGGGTTTCTTGGGCGGATTGATCGCTGGCTTTCTGGCCGGGTATTTGGTCGTCGGGCTACGCAAACTGTTCAGCCGGTTGCCGCAGTCGCTTGAAGGGATTAAACCGGTGCTGCTCTATCCGGTATTCGGCATTTTCCTCACCGGCGTCATTATGATGTATGTGGTCATCGATCCTGTCAAGGCGTTGAATGAAGGGCTGAAACATTGGCTTTCCGGCATGGGAACCGCCAACTTAGTGCTGCTTGGCGCGGTGTTGGGCGGCATGATGGCGGTCGATATGGGCGGACCGATCAACAAAGCGGCGTATACGTTTGGCCTGGCGATGATTGAAGCTGGCAACTTTGCGCCGCATGCAGCGATTATGGCTGGCGGGATGGTGCCCCCGCTCGGATTGGCGCTGGCGACAACGTTCTTTAAAAAGAAATTCACGAAAGCCGAGCGGGAAGCCGGAAAAACGTGCTATATCATGGGCGCTTCGTTCATTACCGAAGGGGCGATTCCGTTTGCCGCCGCTGACCCGGTGCGGGTCATTCCATCGATTATCGTCGGCTCGGCGGTTGCTGGAGCGTTGACGATGTGGTTCCATATCGGGCTGCCGGCGCCGCACGGCGGGATTTTCGTCATCCCGATCGTCAAAGGCAGCGCATGGCTTTATATCTTGGCTATTTTGATTGGTTCCATCATAACCGCATTGATGGTCGGGTTGTGGAAAAAAGAAGTGGAAGAATAA
- a CDS encoding permease, with protein sequence MMNTFLQLNTIFISILIESLPFVVLGVFVSGVIQMFVSEETVQRWVPKNRFLAIVYATLLGVFFPSCECSIVPITRRLVAKGVPLYAAVPFMLTAPVINPVVLFSTYIAFGSSWTMVLCRALFACAVAAAVGAVMAIRHEGSELRHERREMPMMPRTWKEKMVGTLRHTIDEFFATGKYLIIGAFIASAMQTYVKTSALVAIGNGKVAASLVMMALAFVLSLCSEADAFIASSFQSTFPFHALAAFLVYGPMLDVKNTLMLFQSFRARFVWKLIAYITLFVFAGSLLI encoded by the coding sequence ATGATGAACACGTTCTTGCAGCTGAATACGATTTTTATCAGCATATTGATTGAATCGTTGCCGTTCGTTGTGCTCGGGGTGTTTGTTTCCGGAGTCATTCAAATGTTTGTCAGTGAAGAGACCGTACAACGGTGGGTGCCGAAAAACCGCTTTTTGGCCATTGTTTATGCCACGTTGCTCGGGGTGTTTTTCCCTTCATGCGAATGCAGCATCGTGCCGATCACTCGGCGGCTCGTCGCGAAAGGGGTGCCGCTTTACGCGGCGGTGCCGTTTATGTTAACGGCACCGGTCATCAATCCGGTTGTGCTGTTTTCGACGTATATCGCTTTCGGAAGCAGTTGGACGATGGTATTGTGTCGGGCGCTGTTCGCTTGCGCTGTCGCCGCCGCTGTCGGCGCCGTGATGGCGATTCGGCATGAAGGCAGCGAGTTGCGCCATGAGCGGCGTGAGATGCCGATGATGCCCCGTACGTGGAAAGAGAAAATGGTCGGCACCCTGCGCCATACGATCGATGAATTTTTTGCGACCGGGAAGTATTTGATCATTGGGGCGTTCATTGCTTCGGCGATGCAAACGTATGTGAAAACGTCGGCGCTTGTGGCGATCGGCAATGGGAAAGTGGCGGCCTCTTTGGTCATGATGGCACTTGCCTTTGTCCTGTCGCTCTGTTCCGAGGCGGACGCGTTTATCGCCTCGTCGTTTCAAAGCACGTTTCCGTTTCACGCGTTGGCCGCGTTTCTCGTTTACGGGCCGATGCTCGATGTGAAAAATACGCTCATGTTGTTCCAGTCGTTCCGCGCCCGGTTTGTGTGGAAGCTGATTGCTTATATCACGTTGTTCGTGTTTGCTGGTTCGCTATTGATCTAG
- a CDS encoding TIGR03943 family putative permease subunit yields MIRMYILLGFAFLFFHLYITGELSKYINMRYSYISFSAMFVFAFLTIVQFVLASRNEEPRDHGEECCGHHHHEPSARWKRAVNYLIFVFPLASAFLFPVATLDSEIVKAKGIHVPGMTADSSDPFAQRQFLRPDTSMYYGRDDYQNAMEKELKKYGRLARLQLNDQNYLNVMETIYQFPGAFAARDIEFTGFVYREETTRTNEAFLLRFGIIHCVADSGVYGLLLQFPKTVPLQNDEWVHVKGTLSTMYYQPFHMTLPYVKVTSWERVSKPKDPYVYRQFNE; encoded by the coding sequence ATGATTCGCATGTATATTTTGCTTGGGTTTGCGTTTTTGTTTTTTCATTTATACATTACTGGAGAGTTGAGCAAATACATTAATATGCGGTATTCGTATATTTCGTTTAGTGCGATGTTTGTGTTTGCTTTTTTAACGATTGTGCAATTTGTGCTGGCAAGCCGCAACGAGGAACCGCGCGATCATGGGGAAGAGTGCTGCGGCCATCACCATCATGAGCCGTCCGCGCGCTGGAAGCGGGCGGTAAATTACCTTATTTTTGTTTTTCCGCTGGCTTCCGCCTTCTTGTTTCCCGTTGCGACGCTAGATTCTGAAATCGTAAAGGCAAAAGGGATTCATGTTCCTGGGATGACGGCTGACAGCAGCGATCCGTTTGCCCAGCGTCAGTTTTTGCGTCCGGATACGAGCATGTATTATGGGCGGGACGATTATCAAAATGCCATGGAAAAAGAGCTGAAAAAATACGGTCGTCTTGCTCGCTTGCAGTTGAATGATCAAAACTATTTAAATGTCATGGAAACGATTTATCAGTTTCCCGGTGCATTCGCCGCCCGCGACATTGAATTCACCGGGTTTGTCTACCGTGAGGAAACGACGCGCACCAATGAGGCGTTTCTCCTTCGCTTTGGGATCATTCATTGTGTTGCCGATTCCGGAGTATATGGGTTGCTTCTTCAGTTTCCAAAGACGGTGCCGCTGCAAAATGATGAGTGGGTTCATGTGAAAGGTACGCTATCCACCATGTATTACCAGCCATTTCATATGACGCTTCCGTATGTCAAGGTGACGTCATGGGAGCGGGTGTCCAAACCGAAGGACCCATACGTTTACCGCCAATTCAATGAATAA
- a CDS encoding MBL fold metallo-hydrolase — MAKRYENLDGVSTHKTWADFRRWQRERKQKQKDLSYVVPHVSPPQYERLQKPNGRPQLCWVGHSTFVVQLHGITIVTDPVWANWMGAAKRLTAPGVPLDKMPPVDVVLISHGHYDHLHFGSLRRLHGDPHIFVPEGLGRLFRRRGYRHVTELSWWETASFRGLSLTFVPAQHWTRRTLWDTNTSHWGGWVIKADAAPTIYFAGDSGYFRGFRDIGERFSIDYALLPIGAYEPEWFMGPQHTTPEEAVQAFLDCRARLFVPMHYGAFRLADDTPKEALDRLWTEWRRRGLEEERLLCLKLGEVFDATQALTALFQFNHTFSQTGAVTTEKQQAW, encoded by the coding sequence TTGGCGAAGCGCTATGAAAACTTAGACGGCGTCTCGACGCACAAAACATGGGCCGATTTTCGCCGTTGGCAGCGGGAGCGGAAACAAAAACAAAAAGATTTGTCCTATGTCGTGCCGCATGTTTCACCCCCTCAATACGAGCGGCTTCAGAAGCCGAACGGACGGCCGCAGCTCTGCTGGGTCGGCCATTCGACTTTTGTCGTTCAACTTCATGGCATCACCATCGTCACCGATCCCGTCTGGGCGAATTGGATGGGCGCGGCCAAACGCTTGACGGCTCCCGGTGTTCCGCTTGATAAGATGCCGCCTGTAGACGTTGTGCTCATTTCCCACGGCCACTATGACCATTTGCATTTCGGCAGCCTCCGCCGTTTGCACGGCGACCCGCACATATTCGTGCCCGAGGGGCTCGGCCGCCTATTCCGCCGCCGCGGCTACCGCCATGTCACCGAACTGTCATGGTGGGAAACGGCGTCTTTCCGCGGTCTGTCCTTGACGTTCGTTCCCGCCCAACATTGGACGCGGCGGACGTTGTGGGACACGAACACCTCGCACTGGGGCGGATGGGTGATCAAGGCAGACGCCGCCCCCACCATCTACTTCGCCGGCGACAGCGGCTACTTCCGCGGCTTTCGCGACATCGGCGAACGCTTTTCTATCGACTATGCGCTCTTGCCGATCGGCGCGTATGAGCCGGAATGGTTTATGGGACCGCAGCACACCACACCGGAAGAAGCAGTGCAGGCGTTTTTGGACTGCCGGGCTCGCCTGTTTGTGCCGATGCATTACGGAGCGTTCCGCCTCGCCGATGACACGCCGAAAGAGGCGCTCGACCGCCTATGGACCGAGTGGCGGCGGCGCGGGTTGGAAGAGGAGCGCTTGCTTTGCTTGAAGCTCGGCGAGGTGTTCGATGCCACCCAAGCGTTGACGGCCCTCTTCCAATTCAACCATACGTTCAGCCAAACAGGCGCAGTCACCACGGAGAAACAACAAGCATGGTAA
- a CDS encoding secondary thiamine-phosphate synthase enzyme YjbQ: MLRSFTIRTAKRDEMIDVTSFVEETVRQANVTEGVAVVYCPHTTAGITINENADPDVKRDMMRRFDEIYPWEHPLDRHMEGNTAAHMKASTVGASQHVIIHEGRLLLGRWQGVYFCEYDGPRQRTFYVKVIRG; the protein is encoded by the coding sequence ATGCTTCGTTCGTTTACAATCCGCACAGCAAAGCGGGATGAGATGATCGACGTTACTTCATTCGTCGAGGAGACGGTGCGCCAGGCTAACGTGACCGAAGGGGTCGCTGTTGTCTATTGTCCGCATACAACGGCTGGCATCACCATTAACGAAAACGCGGATCCGGATGTCAAGCGCGACATGATGCGCCGCTTTGATGAAATCTATCCATGGGAGCATCCGCTTGATCGCCATATGGAAGGAAACACGGCTGCCCACATGAAAGCGAGCACGGTTGGTGCCTCGCAGCACGTCATCATTCATGAAGGCCGCCTGCTCCTTGGGCGGTGGCAAGGGGTCTATTTTTGCGAGTACGATGGGCCGCGCCAACGCACGTTTTACGTGAAAGTTATTAGAGGATGA
- the map gene encoding type I methionyl aminopeptidase, producing MIHVKTEREIQLMHEAGKLLAACHQEIAKRIRPGVTTMDIDRFVETFLAKYGAKPEQKGYRGYPYATCASINDEICHGFPRNEPLKEGDIVTIDFVVNLRGALADSAWTYAVGDVGKDVKKLLDVTEQSLYKGIEQAVLGNRIGDIGHAIQTYVEAHGFSVVRDFTGHGIGPTIHEEPYVPHFGEKGKGMRLKEGMVITIEPMVNMGAWQSKMDPNGWTARTIDGSYSAQYEHTIAITKNGPLILTTLA from the coding sequence ATGATTCACGTCAAAACCGAACGGGAAATTCAATTGATGCACGAGGCGGGGAAACTCTTGGCCGCCTGTCATCAAGAGATTGCCAAGCGCATCAGACCGGGCGTCACAACAATGGACATCGACCGGTTCGTCGAAACGTTTTTGGCCAAATACGGCGCCAAACCGGAACAAAAAGGATACCGCGGCTATCCGTATGCAACATGCGCTTCCATTAACGATGAAATTTGCCACGGGTTTCCGCGCAATGAGCCGCTGAAAGAAGGCGATATCGTCACGATCGACTTTGTCGTCAATTTGCGTGGAGCGCTCGCCGATTCCGCCTGGACGTACGCCGTCGGCGACGTCGGCAAAGACGTGAAAAAGCTGCTTGACGTCACCGAACAGTCGCTCTATAAAGGGATCGAGCAAGCGGTTCTTGGCAATCGAATCGGCGACATCGGCCACGCCATTCAGACGTACGTCGAAGCGCACGGCTTTTCCGTCGTCCGCGATTTCACCGGACACGGCATCGGCCCGACGATCCACGAAGAGCCGTATGTCCCCCACTTCGGTGAAAAAGGAAAAGGGATGCGTTTAAAGGAAGGGATGGTCATCACGATCGAACCGATGGTCAACATGGGGGCATGGCAAAGCAAAATGGATCCGAACGGCTGGACGGCGCGGACGATCGACGGCTCGTATTCAGCGCAATATGAACATACGATCGCCATTACGAAAAACGGACCGCTCATTTTAACGACGCTGGCGTAA
- a CDS encoding ATP-binding protein, which yields MLNIFKDFLLNLFFILLPVFLVPLCMDREKGGQRLRLYLPTICYAVVIVLCITLPVGAESDFIFDLRQVPLWLGGLYGGAGAATVLAFTAIAYRALFGGAGVFVTTVVSIAIAATSSLLTKRFIRMPSKQRTLLATSLSFGSGLLTIAMAEWMAAAGSPPPSVALIFLFVQPISMLVVCSFWEMMHHSIALRKRVIRAEKMEAVTHLAASISHEIRNPLTAARGFIQLIEEQPLAADKRRQYARIAIEELDRAEAIITDYLTFAKPAPETPEKLNVKLEIERVIDILRPLANMSCVNIQATLAPFSVIGEREKFRQCLLNVMKNAIEAMPNGGTLQVFVSIDSGRVLIRIADTGIGMTKEQLDRLGEPYFTTKGAKGTGLGMMVVYRIVESMNGTILIESEVHKGTTVSIYLPLAPSPSSAAISDKEKQLFAAL from the coding sequence ATGCTGAATATTTTCAAAGACTTTTTGCTCAACTTGTTTTTCATCCTTCTGCCGGTGTTTCTCGTTCCCCTCTGTATGGATCGGGAGAAGGGAGGACAACGGCTCCGCCTTTATTTGCCGACCATTTGTTACGCCGTCGTCATCGTGTTATGCATCACCCTTCCGGTCGGAGCAGAGAGTGATTTCATCTTTGACTTGCGGCAAGTTCCGTTATGGCTTGGCGGTCTGTACGGCGGAGCTGGGGCAGCGACGGTTTTAGCGTTTACGGCGATCGCCTACCGCGCGCTGTTCGGCGGAGCTGGTGTCTTTGTCACCACCGTCGTTTCCATCGCCATCGCTGCAACGAGCAGTTTATTAACCAAACGGTTCATCCGAATGCCGTCCAAACAGCGCACGTTGCTCGCTACCTCACTCAGCTTCGGCTCTGGTCTATTGACCATCGCCATGGCGGAGTGGATGGCGGCCGCGGGTTCCCCTCCGCCTTCCGTGGCACTCATCTTTTTGTTTGTGCAGCCCATCAGCATGCTCGTCGTTTGTTCGTTCTGGGAAATGATGCATCATAGCATCGCGCTGCGCAAACGAGTGATTCGCGCCGAGAAAATGGAAGCCGTCACCCATTTGGCCGCCTCCATCTCCCATGAAATTCGCAATCCACTCACCGCGGCGCGTGGGTTTATCCAACTGATCGAAGAGCAGCCGCTCGCTGCCGATAAACGCCGCCAGTATGCGCGCATCGCCATTGAGGAGCTTGATCGAGCGGAAGCGATCATCACCGATTACTTAACGTTCGCCAAGCCGGCGCCCGAGACGCCGGAAAAGCTGAACGTGAAACTTGAGATCGAGCGGGTCATTGACATTCTCCGCCCGCTCGCCAATATGAGCTGCGTCAATATTCAAGCGACGCTTGCCCCCTTTTCCGTCATCGGTGAGCGCGAAAAATTCCGCCAATGTCTGCTCAACGTGATGAAAAACGCCATCGAAGCGATGCCCAACGGCGGGACCCTGCAAGTGTTCGTCTCCATTGACAGCGGCCGTGTGCTCATCCGCATTGCTGACACCGGCATCGGCATGACGAAAGAACAGCTCGATCGACTTGGCGAACCGTATTTTACGACGAAAGGCGCCAAAGGCACTGGGCTCGGGATGATGGTCGTTTACCGCATCGTCGAATCGATGAACGGAACGATCCTCATCGAAAGCGAAGTACATAAAGGGACAACGGTGTCCATTTATTTGCCGCTCGCACCGTCTCCTTCTTCCGCGGCGATTTCCGATAAAGAAAAACAGCTGTTTGCCGCCTTGTGA
- a CDS encoding immune inhibitor A domain-containing protein encodes MSKRSITSLVAAMSLGIGLWTSPAEAPKAANTSGIPAVKQGGAIDFAIANDEKLAEMLKKSGTLRADATPAEAEQAVRDYLRQKAAHMPREKGELYEYEKKRAEALQDQQRKNGVLNGKGKKLGQSKTTSVPSVQPEPWNGGKRVDRVLVLLIEYPDFPHNRIQPNETDMYYKDYTREHYEDMIFGGDDGYYEGPNSEKLISVKKYYEEQSGGSYSIEGKVAGWYQAKYPAKYYGGNVPAPDGNDANPRALVREALAAAAKDPSINLREFDQEDRYDLDGDGNTREPDGLIDHLMIIHSSVGEEAGGGSLGGDAIWSHRWNLGSVYRIPNTTTDVPYWRGQLAAYDYTIEPADGAAGVFAHEYGHDLGLPDEYDTIYSGLGEPIAYWSIMSSGSWAGRIPGTEPTGFSAWAKQFLQSTMPGSNWLSGTTVEWNEVTQNGVEVVLDEANTKGTNNDAVRINLPDKETVVTTPASGAYAYFSGKGNHLDVSMSTVIDLTSASQAVLTFDTWYAIEKDWDYASVEVKEHGAGAWTTVKGNITTTDNPYGQNPGNGITGASNGWVKAEFDLSAYAGKIIDLRFHYVTDVAVSEAGWYIDNIQVAADGTTVLADDAEGGSAFALDGFVKSDGIVRSKHYYLLEWRNHRGVDQGLAHILRGGRLLSYDPGLVIWYVDEGYDNNWTGVHPGEGFLGVVDADQHTLKWSGNTAASTRYQVHDAAFSLKKGAPFRVEMGGSQLIDNDASPMPVFDDSRTYDNKGAADAGRNVPNYGLNIRVIGESADRTAARVLIYR; translated from the coding sequence CTGTCTAAGCGTTCGATCACTTCACTTGTTGCCGCGATGTCCCTCGGCATCGGGCTGTGGACATCTCCGGCGGAAGCACCGAAAGCGGCCAACACCTCCGGCATTCCAGCTGTGAAGCAAGGGGGAGCGATCGATTTTGCGATCGCCAACGACGAGAAGCTGGCGGAGATGTTGAAAAAAAGCGGAACGCTTCGCGCCGATGCGACTCCGGCTGAGGCGGAACAAGCGGTGCGCGACTATTTGCGGCAAAAGGCGGCTCACATGCCGCGGGAGAAGGGGGAATTGTACGAATACGAGAAGAAGCGTGCGGAAGCGCTGCAGGATCAGCAGCGGAAAAACGGCGTGCTGAATGGGAAAGGAAAAAAACTTGGCCAGTCGAAAACAACTTCCGTGCCGTCCGTCCAACCGGAGCCGTGGAACGGAGGCAAGCGAGTCGATCGGGTGCTCGTTTTGCTCATCGAATATCCGGATTTCCCGCACAATCGCATCCAGCCCAATGAAACGGATATGTATTACAAAGACTATACGCGCGAGCACTACGAAGACATGATTTTTGGCGGCGATGACGGCTATTACGAAGGGCCGAACAGCGAGAAACTCATTTCGGTGAAAAAATATTATGAAGAACAATCGGGCGGCAGCTATTCCATTGAAGGAAAAGTGGCGGGCTGGTATCAGGCGAAATATCCGGCCAAATACTACGGCGGCAACGTGCCGGCGCCCGACGGGAACGATGCGAACCCGCGCGCGCTTGTGCGCGAGGCGCTCGCGGCGGCTGCGAAAGATCCGAGCATCAATTTGCGCGAATTTGACCAAGAGGACCGCTATGATTTGGACGGCGACGGCAACACGCGTGAGCCGGACGGCTTGATCGATCATCTCATGATCATCCACTCAAGCGTCGGTGAAGAGGCGGGCGGTGGTTCGCTTGGCGGCGATGCCATTTGGTCGCACCGTTGGAATTTAGGATCCGTGTACCGCATTCCGAACACGACGACGGATGTGCCGTATTGGCGCGGTCAACTGGCAGCTTACGATTATACGATCGAGCCGGCCGACGGGGCGGCGGGGGTGTTTGCTCATGAGTACGGCCACGATTTAGGGCTGCCGGATGAATACGATACGATTTACTCTGGTTTAGGCGAGCCGATCGCGTATTGGTCCATCATGTCGAGCGGCAGCTGGGCGGGGCGCATTCCGGGCACTGAACCGACCGGCTTCAGCGCTTGGGCGAAGCAGTTTTTGCAGTCAACTATGCCCGGAAGCAACTGGCTGAGCGGAACAACCGTTGAGTGGAACGAAGTGACACAAAACGGCGTGGAAGTCGTGCTCGATGAAGCGAACACAAAAGGGACGAACAACGATGCCGTGCGCATCAACTTGCCGGACAAAGAAACGGTCGTTACGACCCCGGCCAGTGGTGCTTATGCGTATTTCTCCGGCAAAGGGAACCATTTGGATGTTTCCATGTCCACTGTCATTGATTTGACAAGTGCATCGCAAGCGGTATTGACGTTTGATACATGGTATGCGATCGAGAAAGACTGGGATTACGCCTCGGTAGAGGTGAAGGAGCACGGGGCGGGTGCGTGGACGACCGTCAAAGGAAACATTACAACGACCGACAATCCATATGGGCAAAACCCGGGCAACGGCATTACCGGCGCATCGAACGGTTGGGTGAAGGCCGAATTTGACTTGTCGGCCTATGCGGGCAAAATCATCGATCTCCGTTTCCATTACGTAACGGATGTGGCTGTGTCGGAAGCCGGCTGGTATATTGATAATATTCAAGTGGCGGCAGATGGAACAACCGTGCTTGCGGATGATGCGGAAGGCGGCAGCGCCTTCGCCTTGGACGGTTTCGTGAAAAGCGACGGCATCGTGCGCTCGAAGCATTATTATTTGCTTGAATGGCGCAATCACCGGGGCGTCGATCAAGGGCTGGCTCACATTTTGCGCGGCGGCCGATTGCTGTCGTATGACCCGGGACTTGTCATTTGGTATGTTGACGAAGGATACGACAACAACTGGACAGGCGTTCACCCGGGAGAAGGGTTCCTTGGCGTCGTCGATGCGGACCAGCACACGTTGAAATGGTCGGGCAACACGGCGGCCTCGACGCGCTATCAAGTGCACGATGCGGCGTTCAGCTTGAAAAAAGGCGCACCGTTCCGCGTCGAGATGGGCGGCTCGCAACTGATCGACAACGATGCGTCGCCAATGCCGGTGTTTGATGACAGCCGAACGTATGACAATAAAGGGGCGGCTGACGCCGGACGGAACGTGCCGAATTACGGCTTAAACATTCGCGTGATCGGTGAAAGCGCTGACCGCACTGCGGCGCGCGTGTTGATCTATCGCTGA
- a CDS encoding uroporphyrinogen-III synthase has protein sequence MHGKRIALCASRKLDEMTTLIEKQGGTAVIRPAQGTVFSKGSELGEEMRTVIAMRPDWIVFTTGIGFEALLEAADREGMDAEWHRTIKEANVAARGYKTVTALKQIGVTPVAASEDGTTKGLIAVLRRHDFANKNVVVQLYGDTAPALRQFFLERGASYTELLPYRHVAPDEETLETLYNEVVGREVDAVCFTSAMQVRFFFSFAREKKEIAPLLEAFRTDVVACAVGKVTKEALEEEGVHRVIAPEHERMGAMIVTLARYFQR, from the coding sequence TTGCATGGCAAACGGATTGCCTTGTGCGCCTCACGCAAACTGGATGAAATGACGACTCTTATTGAAAAGCAAGGAGGAACGGCCGTGATCCGCCCGGCGCAAGGGACCGTCTTTTCAAAGGGAAGCGAATTGGGAGAGGAAATGCGAACTGTCATCGCCATGCGGCCGGACTGGATCGTATTTACGACGGGAATTGGCTTTGAGGCGCTGTTGGAAGCAGCCGACAGGGAGGGAATGGATGCTGAATGGCATCGAACGATCAAGGAAGCGAACGTGGCTGCCCGCGGCTATAAAACGGTGACGGCGTTGAAACAAATCGGCGTCACCCCGGTGGCCGCAAGCGAGGACGGGACGACGAAAGGGTTGATTGCTGTTCTTCGCAGGCACGACTTTGCGAACAAGAACGTGGTTGTGCAACTGTACGGCGACACCGCTCCGGCGCTTCGACAATTTTTTCTTGAGCGTGGCGCGTCCTATACGGAACTGCTTCCATACCGGCATGTCGCTCCGGATGAGGAGACGCTTGAGACGCTATACAATGAAGTTGTCGGTCGCGAGGTCGATGCTGTCTGTTTTACATCGGCGATGCAAGTCCGTTTTTTCTTTTCCTTTGCCCGCGAGAAAAAAGAGATCGCCCCGCTGCTTGAGGCGTTCCGCACCGATGTTGTCGCCTGCGCCGTCGGCAAAGTGACAAAAGAGGCATTGGAAGAAGAGGGAGTCCATCGCGTCATCGCTCCGGAACATGAGCGGATGGGAGCGATGATCGTGACGCTTGCCCGTTATTTTCAACGATAA
- a CDS encoding metal-dependent hydrolase yields MRYSSHVIATLCLGAAVSAHTELPFTAAYTMGLAIGSLLPDIDEPSSYVGRRSFGVSGKVKEAFGHRGMTHSLIVWGVLAALVWRDSASPLAVGLVLGYLFHIIEDFFSVQGVPLFWPFSSKRWKVPLYRTGKGMEKALVGVAWIGFVYFGVNGLFHEWWRSWLSMW; encoded by the coding sequence TTGCGATACTCCAGCCATGTCATCGCTACATTATGTCTCGGCGCGGCGGTGTCCGCGCATACCGAGCTGCCGTTTACCGCCGCCTATACGATGGGACTTGCCATCGGCAGCCTTCTTCCTGATATTGACGAGCCGTCTTCGTATGTCGGCCGCCGTTCATTTGGCGTGTCTGGCAAAGTGAAGGAGGCGTTTGGCCATCGCGGCATGACGCATTCGCTCATCGTCTGGGGGGTGCTTGCTGCGCTTGTTTGGCGCGATTCGGCATCGCCATTGGCGGTCGGGTTGGTGCTTGGTTATTTGTTTCATATTATAGAAGACTTTTTTTCCGTTCAAGGGGTGCCGTTGTTTTGGCCGTTTTCGTCCAAGCGGTGGAAAGTGCCGCTCTATCGGACGGGAAAAGGGATGGAAAAAGCATTGGTTGGCGTCGCTTGGATCGGGTTCGTCTATTTTGGCGTCAACGGCTTGTTTCACGAATGGTGGCGGTCATGGTTGTCGATGTGGTAA